One Carassius auratus strain Wakin chromosome 39, ASM336829v1, whole genome shotgun sequence genomic window, TGGGTCAAggctttatattattttattaaatgtggtattcaTTGTGTAAATATCTTGTCTGATTATAACAGCACAGTGTAGTACTAACAAAAATCTATCTGCCATAAACAGACTGTGCTCAGATCTTCAAAAACGTCAGCACACAGAGTGGATTTTATATGATTAAACCACAGCTAAGTCCAACCTGGATGAGAGTGTACTGTGATATGACAGAGGGGGGTGGATGGACAGTCTTCCAGAGACGCTCAGATGGCAGTCAGTCATTTGACAGGTAAAGAAAAACTATAGTTGTGAGAAGAGATGCACTGGTTAATGAACTAGACAtgatttttgattttgatttttagaGATTGGAATGATTATAAAATAGGATTTGGTGACATGAAGTCTGCTAATGGAGAGTTCTGGTTGGGAAATGATAATCTGCATTATCTGACATCTCAAGGTGAGTAAATCTATATTTCTAAAATGCATACAAACTGAAATAGATATGTTATGATGtaccataattttttattatattttattttatattttatacctTCTGTTACACAGATGATTACACCCTGAGAGTCAATCTTGAAGACTTTGAGGGCAGCCACCGTTTTGCAGTGTACAGAACATTTAAAGTGGATAATGAACAGGTcttgttaataatatatttatattttgatacaTGATGTGTGGATGAATATACGGTGCCCATTATGAACCCACAGGTGGCATGTGAAGTTTTTAATAGATCATTACAACAtgttatataaatactgtatgtactattttcattaacaaaaaagAAGGGGTTGCACAGTAACTCAATTCATAAACTTCATATGACCCGAATGGTATAATATCtgtgtgccattttttttttttttttttttaatgttttaacaatCCCATTTGTCTTCTCAGAACCATTACCAGCTCCGGTTTGGCGTATACACAGGAAATGCAGGGGACGCTCTCTCTGGAAGTTACCATCCTGAGGTTCAGTGGTGGGCCAGCCATCAAGGAATGAAGTTCAGCACACGAGACAGAGATAATGACCGTTATAATCGCAGTTGTGCTCAGGAGGACAAGGGTGGCTGGTGGTTTAACAGGTTTGGACCTTAACTTTACAGACAAAAATGACAATTACAATATGTACAAAGGCAGTTCTTCTCAAGATATTACAGCTACCCTATAGCAGAGTAACCACTGGTGTAGTTCATTACATTAACATATTTGACAACCAAAAGGTGTCCAATGTCCAAATGTTTAGTATGTTATTTCCCCTTTATTCCTCTAGATGTCACTCTACCAATCTGAATGGGTTCTACCACAGAGGCCCCTACAGCGCAGTCACTGATGATGGAATAGTGTGGTACCCTTGGCATGGCTGGTGGTACTCCCTCAAATCTGTGCAGATGAAGATCAGACCGGGCAGCTTTGAGCCTAATGATGTTTAATTCATTGATCTGATATCTGAACCACAAAATGATGAATTTGTGGATGATGACAAATGACATTATAGTCCATCTTATTAGTCCAATTCTTAACTTTttacatatgtagttaaaaagCTCTTCTCCTGCATGTATCGCAATAAAGTTTTCAACACATCCTTACTGCATCGTTTATTTTCAAtctttaaattgattaatttcCTAGTTGGtaaattaagaaatacatttttaaaacattaagaaatataaaaaatgaaagaggaaagattagtttttgtttttaaatgatttattgaatATAGAATTTAGCTgacgaaaaaaaaagtttagctaTATATTCTgagatgttttctttgttttaatcatAGCAATATATAAGGTTAATGGAGAAAATAATTAACATGCAGTAGTAAATATATAATGCAAAGTTAATGGCAAACACCATTAATATCAGGGTATTTAGAAAACTAACCGAGCTGTTTTAATCtagtataaataaaatgtattataaaagctttttttttttttttttttttttttttttttttttttacattttataaaattgtgaaaataaatgattttttcttAAACATATTAAGGGTAAAATTTAAGTTAAAgtctataataatacaaaaagtatttaaaaatatacactgACATGAAAtagtagtttttttatatatagtaggctaaagttattattattaagattttatatatatatatatatatatatatatatatatatatatatatatatatatatatatatatatatataatttaggaagtcttttgtatttttttttaacttttttaacatttgcAATAATAATGTTATCTTTAACTTAAACTTATAtcctatagatatatatattttttattattattaattttttaaaaccgAGAACTGTTGCGGCTCGTGTCTTTCCTGCAGTGACGTCATTTAAGGAGAGCGCGCGAACTCACCTGAGCGCTCACCTTTCAAGTGCACGCGCTGCTGTTAACGGTAGACAAATCTGTGAGTCCCAGTTTATGTCACTTGCGGCGCGCGGGGTAAGTGCTCTATGATGATTAGAGAAATTGAGACGGCAGTGTAAATGTTTACCTTTTCTACGAACGCACTTTTGTACCTTACTGATTTACTAGCGTGAGGCGTGTTTCTATTGTTACTCGAGTCGCGtgaattgtttgaaatgtttaCGCCTGCTGAATGTTTATTtagtatgtatacatttataggAAAGGGGGTCTTCTGCTTTCTATCGCTTTACAACTTTGTTTACTCCACGTGTTATATATAGACCGAGCTGCCAGAGATCCCAAACAGGCCTCTGATGTTTCTGTCAGGTGCACAAGACAATTTAAAGGCGGTCCGATCAGGAAATAGATTGTGGCTCTGAGGGAGGTATGAGGCAGAAACATgagctccgcaggaaaaaaaagTTACTAGATTTAAAAGAATCCAATGAACTTGTTTttctcattgttatttttttttctatagaccTTCCTACTTGAGAGTTCACTGAGAAGAAcacacctgatttttttttttttttttttttttttttgaatgagcaCTGTGATTTAGTTGCTTTTTTAGACATATGTAATGATGTATTGTAtgagggtttgtgtgtgtgtgtatgtgtattggtTGGATGTGGCTCAAATGCACCATTGGTGGATGGTAGGGTACTATGAGACTTAATTGCTGTGTCTTGACCAGAGCTGGTGTTCAGAAACAGTGGAAAGCCGCAGCTGATTATAGTGCAGGTGCCCTCATACTGTACAGAATTATCAGATTATGTAacctattatttattatatttgcttagaaatatatattatatttagagtAGTGTCAGTGGATAATAATTGGTAAGGttctttaatgttttgatcgcagaggatgcatttaataaataaaacattacagtaaaactgtaatattgaacaaattaaaaattcaacttcaatatatttgaaaatgtgatttattcctgtgatggtaaagctgactttactccattactccagtcatgtACCTTCTGAAATAATTCTAAATGCTGATTTCTTTTTATTGTCAAcgttgaaaaccgttgtgctgtgaaagaacagcatttagttgaaatagaaatcttataatattataatatatacatatatttacagtCATTTTGCTCAATTTAACATgcccttgttgaataaaagttttaatttctgtcaaaaaaaagttttcactgaCTCCAAagttttgaacggtagtgtatgtcTGCTTCTTTTTCCTCTGATACCTAAATGCCTTCAAAAATGCCACTGGGTGCTTGGCAACAGCGATTGCTGCCTTTGACCTGCCATGCACTGGCCCCGGCCCCTCCCCTTATCGAGGGCTTGTCCGGGATAGGGTAACCATTCACTGTCCCTTGTAATGTTAGCCTGGAGGCTTTGCAGTGGGTTCAGTCATTGCCTAGGCTGGAACTTGAAGAGCGCTGTATGAGTAGAGGCGTGTTTTAGTATGCAGGGACAGCCCAAAAGTGTGCTGACAGCAGCCTGGACTGTGCCACATTCCTATGAGACAAACCATTACTGCGAGCCAGGAGTGGTGCTGAAGGAGGGACTACTGGGGCTGATGGGTATTTTAGAGCTGGCAgtctttatatatgtgtgtttagagTGGTGTAGTGTTTACCACAGCACTAATAGGATTGATTCTGAGACATGGAGCTATGAGTGCTGCAGGAGCCTGAATGGGATGTGCTGAACTGACATAATGTTATGCCTGGTAggactctgttttttttttttatctttactgAATTAAAGTTGCAATGCAGTTTGATGACTACAATACATATGCAtgctttcattttgtttttgttctatttaACATTAATTGGCAtgctgtggagaaaaaaaaaagtattgcttGAGTAAGCTTATTTGCTATGCCATGTGCTATGTTATTATGCCATGAACCGATTTAGTGTCCCAGTTATGATATTTTTCCTTAGGCTGCTTTAACCCTCAAGAATGAATGATCCATTGTATTCACCGCTGCTTTTTATGGGAGTTTGACATATCAGTTTTATGTCGCTTCAAAGTTGAAATAAGAATCATTCATCAATAATTCTCCAGGCGGTAGTGAAGTATTAACAGAGGGACTCTTGTTTCTTTTATCCCCAGCTCTTGCATGAGCAGTCGGACTATAAATGACTAAGCACAATGTTAGTTCCCAAGGTAACGTTTCACTCAAGGAAGTTATTTTTGCACTactttttgattctgaatattagGGATAGTAATGTTTCAACAAGAGTTATGGTGAATGTGTTTTATAATCATGCTTTTatgttagaaaatgattaatgCCTCTCAAGAAATTAATGGGATGGCTTGGTCCATTTGATTAACTTGAAGATTTTATGGTCTGTGATTTGTGGTACTGCTATTTATTTGCATACAGTTTTGTCTGTAATTGCAGATTTACTCCATAGTTCCACATGTGCACATGCTTTGTATGGGGTTTGTTATTTCAGAAGAAGCTTGACAGAGAGCTCGTCTCCTCATCTGCATAAACTGGCCTCTCTCCTCATTGTACTTGACAGAAGTGCATTAGAGCATGCAAGGCCTTTCCCTCAGCAGAGACTAAGTATGCCATGCCTCTTCAACCCCTGTGGAGTAATGATTTTAACTTGAGGAAACAGAACCCAAAAAATAAACGAGAGATTCAAAGTAGTCTGGCtttcagaaatgtattaattaattgatgtaTTTTCAGGACACTGAAATTGATTTGTATTAAATCTTGAATAAACTGTATTGGTCATCAAATTTCATAATCTTAAGTGGCATATATTTCAGGTATTAGTGTTTGTGTTAAGTCACAGCaagctatatttatttgaaaaaggcATGTCTGCTGAGGTGTAGCCATCCTATCACAAAGCTAGCTCTGTCCCTCATTCCTACTAAACACAGCAAGGTGTTTTCACCAGCACTCAGAGCTGCTTATCTAAATACACTAAATTCACATTCTCCCACTGACCCATCACCACGCTCCATCTATCCCATATCTGTCTCAAACTCACAACGTTACATGTCACAGTTACTGCTAAGGTTCCTGTGTAAGTTGTAAATACAAAGACAACTAattacatctttttgtttgttttgtgaggtgttatttaaactacttttcaaaagttttttgttttttggatagAAATGTATTCTTTCAGCAAGGACATTAAACAAAAGTggatcaaaaatgacagaaaagaaatgtaaaatgttgtaaaaaaaaatgtaggtttttaactttaaaaaaaacttttaaaaaaggaTCATGGTTTGCACAAAGATATTAaacagcactgttttcaacattgataagcaGATATGTTTGAGCAttaaataagcatattaaaataatttcacagcaataaattacatttttaaatcgaCTGTAGTaaacaaattgtaataatatttattactggTTTACTTTAGTTTTGAACAAATAGATGCAGCCTTTGTCAGCATGAGGCATTTTTTTAATCTCACCCCAAATGAATGATCAGTGAAGAGTTTCAGTGATGTTTTATTaaagcactttttaaaaaaaaatgttccgtTCCACATTAAGAAGGACTAGAGGTTGATAGCTTTTGAGTAACTAAGCTCTTGCATTTTTAATGGTGTTTCTCTGGGAAACATGAAGAATTAAACAGGATATTGATTTCCTCATTACTCTCAAAGTAGTTGGTCAGTAGATTATGTAACATCTCCACAAAGAAGACCGTTACTAATTTTGTATTCAACAATACCAGAGGTTTCACAAATTGtaattggccacgatgtgtgtttgttcagtgaAGTATTGTATCAACAATATCTAATACCCTTCTAATTTCAGCTCCAGCACACGTTGAGTCACCTCTATATTCTTCATGACCTCTCACATCAATTTAGACAATAGATACATTGtttcaaatatctttatttgttttcaacttttttctctctctctttttcaggaAAATTCAGACAATGGATTTCAATAAATTCCCCCTGTGCTGAAGTCCAGGAAACAACTAATATAATTCTCATAAACAAGAGGTGTTTCAGATAGATGTGGATTTGCTCATAGCAGCTGATCCATGGAAACCACACGTAGATCCATGAATCTTACTTTCTCCATGGAGGACAAAAATGGAAATAACATCACTTGCCCCAGTGCGCATTCCCCCGATTCACTCAGGGGCTCTAGCAGTTTGAGTTGTGGCAGTTCAGAAAGTCCTCCTGAAGTGGAAATGGAAGGCTGTATCCCTTTCCCAACAAAAGGTGAAACTTCTTCAAAGGTAGTGAAATCAAGTGGCGCAATTGCTGTAGACTTTGTCAAATCAAACATTGACAACTGGAATGAGAATATGACTATTTTGATAGTGGACCCAAAAAACACTCAATACAATGGCTGTGACCGGAGCTCAGAAACCTCCCCAGACTGTGGTGAGCGAGAGCTGTCTGAGGTGAACTCCTGCAAGCCATCATGTCGTGGATCCAGTGAGAACTGCTGCTCCGTCAGCTCTGATGAGATGGTCATGAGGAGTAACAGCTTTCTTCTGCACGAGAATGATCAGCCTCTTAGCATCTCACTGATTGGGGAGTCGAGAACCTCTGTGGATATATCTTCAGATCTCAATGTCGTATCTGGCACGCTACCTGATGTGTGCGAGGGCCTAGCTGAGGTGCCACAAGAAAAGCCCAAGAATCAGGGTACCTACATCCAACCAAACAATCAGACATTTCTCATAGATGAAAAGTCATTGAGCGTTGAGAAACTTGAATGTGGCACACCTGTTCATTATCACAAATCCAATAAAAATGTGGAAAAGTTGGCATGCAGCAGTGGTGGATCCAATCACTCAACCCCATTGGAGGGAAAAACTGTGCTGCTTACTGCCTCTGGGGATCTAGACATCAGTGGCAATGCTCAAACCTCAACTCCAGTGCAGTCTGTGAGTAACAAGACATTTTGCCTCCCATCTTTATCTGAGTCACCTCTGAACCAAGATGAATGTGATTCAGTGAGTCCAATGGCTCAAGTTATCCATCAGAAACAAGGCGCTGCCTCCCAAAAGCCCAAAACACCCTTGACGTCAGCCAGTAAAAGCAATAAGATAGAAATAAAACGTTTTCCAAAGCCTAACTTCAGTAATATAAAGTCTAAAATTATGTCACATGCCAGCAACCCCTTCAAGACATCAAGTGCACGAGTTCCAAAGAATTCATCAAATGCTGTCACTCAAAATAATGAAAGCCAGACTATGGACCAACATAAGTCATCTCCTACCAAATCCACTTTTACTGCAGAAACCAGCACATCTACCACATCCGCTCAACGTGTAAAGAGCTCTAATGCAGCTAAAAGAACTCGCTCATCAACTTGCCAAGAAAATGGTCTGGCCTCAAAATCTCGACCTCGCCGATGGTCTGAAAGTGCTACGTCTTTCAAAACAAGTAAAGATGGATCACAAGAGAAGAGTCCACAGGTCAGTGGAGTCTCGAACAGCCTTGTCACAccacaaaaaaacactaaaagaGGTGCTCAGAATCAGGGTGAGAGACCTGCAGAAAACGAGTCAAATAGAGAGGACACACAGGGGAATGAGTCTCTGAAGGTCCGAGGGAAGAATCAGAAAGTGAGTCTGTTGGTGAGTATGTTATGGCAAATAACTGAtaaatggctgatattaaaaCGATATTTGTTAAAATGAATCCAGAATGAATAGTTAAATGCTACAAATAGATTTCGAGAACAAAACATTAGTAAATGTCATACcatacataacacaaaacataggCTAAAGCTAGCATTTAAGCATGATATTAACTTACTCGTTATTActgaagtttaaataaatgtaattgagtGTTAGATAATGGCAAatgtaattctaaaataaaattggggaaaatgagcatgcacaattaaagtgAAGGTTTATCCAAAAAGAAACATTGACATTTTCTCCCCCTTATGGTGTTTCAAACCCATCAGACTTTCGTTCAtgttcaaaacacaaataaaggaATTTTTAAAGAAACCTGAGAGATTTATGTCCCTCTTGTAAAAGTCAGTTTAAACTTTAATACTTCAAAAGTTCATAAATGAGtagtaaaagtaatccatatcaactGAGCGGTTTCATCCAAGTCTTCTGTAGAAACACAGCCACTTTATATGATGAATGGAGTGgacatcaaatatggtaaacagacGCTTAACTGTACTTGCCTGACATGCAAGAACAAATCTCATTGGTTGCAAACTAAACTCACATTTTGAAGTGAAAGTTTTGGTCCCATAGACAATCAATGGAGGTACAGATATATCTCTATCAAATTTCATGAGAATATATGTGTCTTAAAGATGAATGAATGTCATTCAGGTTTACAGGTGGCGataaagatgacagaatttttcaatTACCcctttcattgtttgtttttatatccaatatttatttatatatccagccatcaaaaaaaaaagcatatttcacaaacaaaaatctaaagaGAAAGTGTTTATGCAGTGCAGTTGCTGTTTGAATTACTGCTGCGAGAGGGCAGCACGCTGAGTCTGTGGAAAATGCATTGTGCACACATCGCTTAATGTTTACAGAGCAGGAGATGGTTGCAACAaacaatagctgctcacatatcAAGTCTGCATGAGTTTCAGTCCCAACCTTCAGCTGTGTTATGGCCAAGGTTGCCATGAGCGTGGGGAGCTCAGGCTCGGGGCGGCATGCATGGGAGCGAGTTGCTGAAAGGGAACTTATCTTGCAGGTGGGGTCTGCCAGGCCAGCAACGGCAGCAGCATGTGAGTGGAGTAGAAGCAGGCTTGGCCCCCAGCCATCGCCAGCCAGGACAAGAGGCGCTTCTGCTGCTCACCTACAACCACCACCTTCAGCCTCTAAGATCAAACCTGGTACAAGAGGAAAAGACGCCAGCAGTACCACTGACATGCCTTCACCCAGAAGCAAACAGAGCACATCTGATGGTAAGGGCAATGTGCGCTACAGAGCTTTATCTTTCTGTGGTTTGGTCAGCTTTAAATTTTACAGTGCGAGTTGGTGCATGTTATAGTAGTGGTTTGATTTTCATATTCAAGATGGGCCAAGTCTAAAGAATGTTTTAAGTCTATAAAAATGTTACctcctttaaattaaattatcctTTTTAGAACCCATTTAGCTttttgttatgtttgtactgtaaATTATGTGTTAACTGtccatttagttttatttgggggggggtgGGTTGCATGAAACATTCATTGTGATTTGGAGGCTTAAATTGCCTTTTTATATGCCATTTACAGCACAGGCATCTATACACTTATTTGTGATACCTGAATAACAATAGATGTATTGTTGGCCACTTTCCCTCTGCAGTTAAGCAAAAAATCAATTTAACTGAAGGTGCAAGTGCAGTTTCAAGATCCCAGTCAAGATCTGCTGTGTTCACAGCTCCAGCATCAGCCTCCAAACTGTCCATGAAACCCAAATTACAGACCAAGAACTCCAGTACTTCTCATTCAAATGGACATGCAAAGCAAGGTGAGCCTTCCCAGATTGACACAGTGGCCGAgggagaattaaaaaaaaaagataattaaaatgaaataattaattatggATAGAAGTGACCGTTTTAGACAAGATCAACCTCATGTTATCCAGCTTGACCCACATTCTCTGCTAGGTCAGTGTTGCCTTAAATCCACAGATTTAATATTAAATCCCTTCTAAGGGATTCAGTCTActctaattaaaacattttttggagttgcaaatgtattcaaatttGTGTTAACTACAATAATAAGTATACATTCTTGAAGCTATTTCATCAGGTAGCAgtgttatatttctgtttgctatcaagtcacctttatttgtatggCACTTTATACAATATTCCAAAACTGCTTCACAGTATTATATAGCAAAATAAAGGAATTAAGATTCAAACTTCAAAAAAATAGAGGAAAATATAATTTCTGCTTTTAAAGCAGCTGGTGACAAGACAATATTATGAATATTCAGCTCCAGTCAGTTCAGTGATGgttcatttcagtttaataacTGTGTAAAGTTCACTCATTATGAAATGGGTTCAGTTCAGCTATAAGCAGTTCTACTGAAGACAAGAGTGTGATTTATTTAGCTTGagtcagttcaatgttgattcaattcagttaaaTAACTTTGTAGATGCTGCAAAATTAATCAGTTAAAAACCAATTCAGTTCTGCTATGAAGTGGAAAACAATAGTACAAATATTCAGCTCAGCTCTTTTTAAACACCAGCTGAGCCAACCAGAGGCAACAAGGAACCCAAAATCCCCAAATCAGctgacagaaatataaaaaaaaattacaacttggGAGAAAACAGGCTCAATTTCCTCTGGCCTAAATGAACAATCACTGATATTGTATCAGATGTTTTTCAGTATTGTGTCTGCTGTTGTCATAACATATCAAAAATCACTATATCAACTTGCATCAGTGGAGGCCCATCAAAGAAGGTGCAATCTCACAGAGAGTTTATCTGTTTATTGGAGCATGATTATCATCAAAAAGAGATATGATGATAAAGCCTGCTTATGTTTTATTGCTTTGATTCAGATACAAGCCTCCTAGGAAATTCCCTCCCAGGCCCACAAACTAACTAATGTACTAAAAAATTGTTGAAGATTTACAttggttatttatttgtttatttatttttaaatcagaccATGCTGAGCCCTCTATGGGAACCTTGAGTAAACCTTCTAACAGGACCACATTGTTAAGGACCAAGCTGCAGTGTCCACCTATCAGGAGTGTATCATCAGGGAAgtcatattttcaatattttaagcAATAACTTTTGGGGTGTCAATTCCCgttaaatcaaaagaaaaagaaaaaaaattgggaaatttatttttgtttgatttactCTAGAACtaaagtcatacatgttttcTCTTCTTTAGGAGTAGGATACAAAAACACATCTCCATCAGGTTCATCAAGGTCTTCATGCAGTCCTCTGAAAACCCCAACCACAGCCAGACTCATGAGACCTACTGCTACTCCAACAGGTAACATGCCCAGTTTATGATCTTAGAAGTGAagtgtacatttaaaacaaaaacacaaatcaatTGGGAGTTTAAAATACTTATACggagtatttttattaagtacattatatatttgcatttttttccccctttaattgaaataaatcccATTGCTACACTGTATCTTGTCTGATCTGTGAGTGGGGTGGCAGTTGTCTTGCACTGTGTGAGCTCTGTGAAACACCCTCTCAGCAatgcaggaatatttgatcacaGCTAAGTCCGTAACACAGCTGACACAGTCTCTCTTGTCTTAGCCAGCCGCTCTCAGCGTATGCTTTCTTACCACCCATAAGTACTGTAATTAAGAATGGCCATTGCATTCCTCTCAAAGATTAAGTCTTGGGTGTATGCATGCAGCATGCCTTCAAGTCTGTGAGACTGGACTCTGCCATCACACTGATCAATAACAATGTTTTGTTCCAAAGAAATTTGACTTTAAATTATGGTGTTATTCTACAACTGTGGACAGAATCACTTTGAATTACTTGTATACAGTAAATGGATTCAGGGGagacaatatatataatttttttgttatgtttttttttttttttttacttttttccagCAGTCAGGCTAGTGGGCATACCTGTGTTATGGTGTAACTAGTGGTGACCATGTTACTGACttcacattgcttccaaatgcaatttttaacatCTACATTCCTATTTACAAGCATTCTGGTAGTGCATGAATGCAGCATTAGTGAAAATGgacagagacaatggtagctttagcaataTTAGCCTAACAGAGTGAGCCAAGAGGCtcttttggaaaataaaatatgatgcTTGCTTTGTCTGTTAGTCTGGATGTTTGCTCACAAATCGTTGGTATCGATCcatctttcagaagcaatctttgtaCAACTCCAGCACTGAACTGACCCTCATTTGTGAGGCAGTCCAGTGTAAAATGTTTGCACAAATgtataggacttttttttttttttttttttttttaggaaagtgAACCACCATTTCCTCAGAGGTCTATGGAAGCTCCTATGTTCGTTGGTGCAtccaaacacacaacactttaatggctctttggcatTGACATTGTACCTCTAgtagctacagcaagagaacagtaatggcggaccgcagcttctcactcagggctgtgtgtattctaatagggcagagagcatcacaaatgggTGGGACTTTCACCGACTGTCCTCATAGTACTGAGAAACCTGGAACTGCTAGTGTGGGGAGACTGTTTATGAGttattgggattataaaacaatgagtgggtggatttttaccgTTATAGGCTGATTGTTTTCACACAAACAtcatataaaagtgatttttgcagtCTATGGTTCCTTTAAACTATTCTATGACCCTGACCTCTAGTATTT contains:
- the LOC113057921 gene encoding microtubule-associated tumor suppressor 1 homolog isoform X1, with translation METTRRSMNLTFSMEDKNGNNITCPSAHSPDSLRGSSSLSCGSSESPPEVEMEGCIPFPTKGETSSKVVKSSGAIAVDFVKSNIDNWNENMTILIVDPKNTQYNGCDRSSETSPDCGERELSEVNSCKPSCRGSSENCCSVSSDEMVMRSNSFLLHENDQPLSISLIGESRTSVDISSDLNVVSGTLPDVCEGLAEVPQEKPKNQGTYIQPNNQTFLIDEKSLSVEKLECGTPVHYHKSNKNVEKLACSSGGSNHSTPLEGKTVLLTASGDLDISGNAQTSTPVQSVSNKTFCLPSLSESPLNQDECDSVSPMAQVIHQKQGAASQKPKTPLTSASKSNKIEIKRFPKPNFSNIKSKIMSHASNPFKTSSARVPKNSSNAVTQNNESQTMDQHKSSPTKSTFTAETSTSTTSAQRVKSSNAAKRTRSSTCQENGLASKSRPRRWSESATSFKTSKDGSQEKSPQVSGVSNSLVTPQKNTKRGAQNQGERPAENESNREDTQGNESLKVRGKNQKVSLLVGSARPATAAACEWSRSRLGPQPSPARTRGASAAHLQPPPSASKIKPGTRGKDASSTTDMPSPRSKQSTSDVKQKINLTEGASAVSRSQSRSAVFTAPASASKLSMKPKLQTKNSSTSHSNGHAKQDHAEPSMGTLSKPSNRTTLLRTKLQCPPIRSVSSGVGYKNTSPSGSSRSSCSPLKTPTTARLMRPTATPTVDKNKSRTSSQNQQPPTNRQPDLVPPESKSRNVEYYKALCEKKNQTVQQLENTLRCNNRRFEAVAVVIKHLCAGHEEMMKQRRELSQELVTLREELVSSAHSCERLEQDKEELRAAFDGVLQKVQEQHRSDLADLEERLKTFYSTEWEKVHQTYQEEADKCKAQMEQQLKELRAKHEALKKELEVSHMEEVDGLKQQFEETFKELKQSHEKEMQSLNATLKESEDTLSDRIQELMTENNNLKEKLNAEVKRRMDLAEKTQDSHTLYLEQELESLKVVLDIKNKQIHEQDKKLLQIDKLMERNVKLDECLKKLQQENEDLKARMDRHAALSRQLSTEQAVLQESLQKESKVNKRLSMENEELLWKLHNGDLSSPQKVSPSPSLNLQSPRHSGTFSSPPVSPR
- the LOC113057921 gene encoding microtubule-associated tumor suppressor 1 homolog isoform X3 — encoded protein: METTRRSMNLTFSMEDKNGNNITCPSAHSPDSLRGSSSLSCGSSESPPEVEMEGCIPFPTKGETSSKVVKSSGAIAVDFVKSNIDNWNENMTILIVDPKNTQYNGCDRSSETSPDCGERELSEVNSCKPSCRGSSENCCSVSSDEMVMRSNSFLLHENDQPLSISLIGESRTSVDISSDLNVVSGTLPDVCEGLAEVPQEKPKNQGTYIQPNNQTFLIDEKSLSVEKLECGTPVHYHKSNKNVEKLACSSGGSNHSTPLEGKTVLLTASGDLDISGNAQTSTPVQSVSNKTFCLPSLSESPLNQDECDSVSPMAQVIHQKQGAASQKPKTPLTSASKSNKIEIKRFPKPNFSNIKSKIMSHASNPFKTSSARVPKNSSNAVTQNNESQTMDQHKSSPTKSTFTAETSTSTTSAQRVKSSNAAKRTRSSTCQENGLASKSRPRRWSESATSFKTSKDGSQEKSPQVSGVSNSLVTPQKNTKRGAQNQGERPAENESNREDTQGNESLKVRGKNQKVGSARPATAAACEWSRSRLGPQPSPARTRGASAAHLQPPPSASKIKPGTRGKDASSTTDMPSPRSKQSTSDVKQKINLTEGASAVSRSQSRSAVFTAPASASKLSMKPKLQTKNSSTSHSNGHAKQDHAEPSMGTLSKPSNRTTLLRTKLQCPPIRSVSSGVGYKNTSPSGSSRSSCSPLKTPTTARLMRPTATPTVDKNKSRTSSQNQQPPTNRQPDLVPPESKSRNVEYYKALCEKKNQTVQQLENTLRCNNRRFEAVAVVIKHLCAGHEEMMKQRRELSQELVTLREELVSSAHSCERLEQDKEELRAAFDGVLQKVQEQHRSDLADLEERLKTFYSTEWEKVHQTYQEEADKCKAQMEQQLKELRAKHEALKKELEVSHMEEVDGLKQQFEETFKELKQSHEKEMQSLNATLKESEDTLSDRIQELMTENNNLKEKLNAEVKRRMDLAEKTQDSHTLYLEQELESLKVVLDIKNKQIHEQDKKLLQIDKLMERNVKLDECLKKLQQENEDLKARMDRHAALSRQLSTEQAVLQESLQKESKVNKRLSMENEELLWKLHNGDLSSPQKVSPSPSLNLQSPRHSGTFSSPPVSPR